From a region of the Dictyostelium discoideum AX4 chromosome 2 chromosome, whole genome shotgun sequence genome:
- the ubpB gene encoding deubiquinating enzyme — translation MKNIEEMPSKSQLVAHRSRGLINTSNTCFMNVILQSLTGCQLFLRVIKNLSDLEDLGKYPTLHSFNQFYTEYFSNPTSNILNNNSNSTTTTSSSSTTATTTSTSNNNKSQTPTSPIQQHHQSQTNGLSNQPSVATQSQQQQQPQPPINPKHFNDLVKSFNSKVSPVPQTTVSPHSMVQVSKKKLKLQLYNNSLPQTICQQDAQEFLVFLLDLIHEEFLTLIKDIDIPKEDDKSTPTSTSIVDDNWEVVGKKGKTAIITNSQQELPKTPISQIFSGVLRSSFNRTGSKESITVEPFYCLHLDIRPEEINSLEDALKFFMKPEIIEGYTCSTKKIEISASKSWSFESLPRILIVHFKRFAFESDTSKKLDKLIRFPTQLSLSTASNHQTQKKYSLFSVVSHHGRGLSQGHYTCDIYQPQQAQWIRYDDSTFTEVKEQDVLNREAYLLLYQLVN, via the exons atGAAAAATATAGAGGAAATGCCATCAAAATCACAATTAGTTGCTCATAGATCAAGAGGTTTAATCAATACCTCAAATACTTGTTTCATGAATGTTATCCTTCAATCTTTAACAGGTTGTCAATTGTTTTTAAgggttattaaaaatttatcagATTTAGAAGATTTAGGAAAATATCCAACTTTACATAGttt TAACCAATTTTATACagaatatttttcaaatcctACTTCAAATatattgaataataatagtaattcaacaacaacaacatcttcatcttcaactACAGctacaacaacatcaacatcaaataataataaatcgcaaacaccaacatcaccaatacaacaacatcatcagaGTCAAACTAATGGTTTAAGTAATCAACCATCAGTAGCAacacaatcacaacaacaacaacaaccacaaccaccaatTAATCCGAAacattttaatgatttagttaaatcatttaattcaaaagtATCACCAGTACCTCAAACAACCGTTTCACCTCATTCAATGGTTCAAgtttcaaaaaagaaattaaaacttcAACTTTATAATAATTCGTTACCACAAACTATTTGTCAACAAGATGCTCAAGAATTTTTAGTATTCCTTTTAGATTTAATTCATGAAGAATTTTTAACATTAataa AAGATATTGATATACCAAAAGAGGATGATaaatcaacaccaacatcaacatcaattgTTGACGATAATTGGGAAGTAGTTGGTAAAAAGGGTAAAACTGCAATCATTACAAAT AGTCAACAAGAATTACCAAAAACTCCAATTTCACAAATATTTTCAGGTGTTTTAAGAAGTAGTTTTAATAGAACCGGAAGTAAAGAATCAATTACAGTTGAACCATTTTATTGTTTACATTTGGATATTAGACCAGAAGAGATTAATAGTTTAGAGGATGCACTTAAATTCTTTATGAAACCAGAGATTATTGAAGGTTATACATGTTCAACTAAAAAGATTGAAATATCAGCTTCAAAGAGTTGGTCCTTTGAATCATTACCaagaattttaattgttcattTCAAGAGGTTTGCTTTTGAGAGTGATACTTCAAAGAAATTGGATAAATTAATTCGTTTCCCAACTCAATTATCACTTTCAACCGCTTCAAATCATCAAACTCAAAAGAAATACTCACTATTCTCTGTCGTTAGTCATCATGGTAGAGGTTTATCTCAAGGTCATTACACTTGTGATATCTATCAACCACAACAAGCTCAATGGATTAGATATGATGATTCAACTTTTACTGAAGTAAAAGAACAAGATGTTTTAAATAGAGAAGCTTATCTATTATTATATCAACttgttaattaa